One Diospyros lotus cultivar Yz01 chromosome 1, ASM1463336v1, whole genome shotgun sequence genomic window carries:
- the LOC127789596 gene encoding acid phosphatase 1 yields the protein MRFLRFSLFLSLLSLAFSDESLDSHLLPRPLIIQFPDPIEAAQFRESAEELHLHCSSWRFAAETNNLSPWKTIPPECADYVKDYVTGRAYEIDLRRVSREAGGHAKSVELGEDGKDAWIFDIDETLLSNLPYYSEHGYGLEVFDSVEFDKWVEKAMAPAIESSLKLYQEVVKLGFKVLLLTGRSERYRNATVDNLINAGFRDWDQLILRAAEEHGKQATVYKSEKRNKMVEEGYRIIGNSGDQWSDLLGSSMSMRSFKLPNPMYYIP from the exons ATGCGCTTCTTGAGATTTTCCCTCTTCTTGTCCCTGCTTTCCCTCGCATTCTCCGACGAAAGTTTGGACTCCCACCTCCTTCCGAGGCCTTTGATCATTCAATTCCCGGACCCCATTGAAGCGGCGCAGTTCAGAGAATCGGCGGAGGAGCTTCATTTACACTGTAGCAGTTGGAGATTCGCCGCTGAGACTAATAATTTAAGCCCCTGGAAGACGATTCCGCCGGAATGTGCCGATTATGTGAAGGATTACGTAACAGGTAGGGCTTACGAAATTGACCTCCGAAGGGTTTCGAGGGAGGCCGGAGGGCACGCGAAGAGCGTTGAATTGGGTGAAGACGGAAAGGATGCTTGGATTTTTGACATTGACGAGACTCTGCTTTCCAATCTTCCATATTACTCGGAGCATGGTTATGG GTTAGAGGTGTTTGACAGTGTGGAGTTTGATAAGTGGGTAGAGAAGGCTATGGCACCTGCCATAGAGTCCAGTTTGAAGCTTTATCAAGAGGTTGTGAAGTTGGGATTCAAGGTTCTCTTACTAACCGGGCGTAGCGAAAGGTACAGAAATGCTACTGTTGATAATTTGATCAATGCGGGGTTTCGAGATTGGGACCAGCTCATATTGAG AGCCGCTGAGGAGCACGGGAAGCAAGCAACGGTATACAAGTCCGAGAAGAGGAACAAGATGGTGGAAGAGGGATACCGGATTATTGGAAACTCCGGTGACCAGTGGAGCGATTTGCTCGGTTCCTCCATGTCTATGCGCTCGTTCAAGCTCCCAAACCCCATGTATTACATCCCTTAA
- the LOC127789327 gene encoding L-ascorbate oxidase homolog gives MGTTSRASSSLQLAAALAILVAACLVPVGAEDPYLFFEWDVSYGDVSPLGQPQKGILINGQFPGPRINCTSNNNIVVNVHNNLDEPFLLTWSGIQQRKNSWQDGTPGTMCPIQPGSNFTYRFQVKDQIGSFFYFPTTALHRAVGGIGPLQVVSRELIPVPFDPPADDYYVLIGDWYGKDHKSLRNQLDSGRSLGRPAGLHIHGQHYDESKPPPPLYTMEEGKTYRYRVCNVGMRISFNVRIQNHPMKLVEVEGSHVVQNVYDSLDVHVGQCVSFLVTANKEPKDYFLVASSRFTKGPLINKAILRYANGKGSASPDLPPPPPESAVGIAWSTNQFRSFRWNLTASAARPNPQGSYHYGRINITRTIKLVNSRERVDGKLRYAINGVSHVDSTTPLKLVEYYGVQDKVFKYDTIKDDPGTEAPSKVLLQPNVLNATFRNFVEIIFENREKTIQTWHLDGYSFFAVAMEPGRWSPHKRKNYNLLDGLSRHNVQVYPGSWSAVMLTLDNAGMWNLRSEMWERFYLGQQLYLSVLSPQRSLRDEYNLPETTLLCGIVKDMPKPQPYSIGPF, from the coding sequence ATGGGAACTACTAGTAGAGCGAGCTCGAGCTTGCAGTTGGCCGCCGCTTTGGCAATATTGGTGGCGGCGTGCCTTGTTCCTGTTGGGGCAGAGGACCCTTACTTGTTCTTCGAGTGGGACGTGAGCTATGGGGACGTTAGCCCCCTGGGTCAGCCCCAAAAAGGCATCCTCATCAACGGCCAATTCCCCGGCCCCAGGATCAACTGCACCTCCAACAACAACATCGTGGTCAACGTCCACAACAATTTGGATGAGCCTTTCCTCCTCACCTGGAGCGGCATCCAGCAACGCAAGAATTCTTGGCAGGACGGCACCCCCGGCACCATGTGCCCCATCCAGCCCGGCTCCAACTTCACCTACCGCTTCCAAGTCAAGGATCAAATCGGCAGCTTCTTCTACTTCCCCACCACCGCCCTCCACCGAGCTGTAGGCGGCATCGGCCCCCTCCAGGTCGTCAGCCGTGAGCTCATCCCTGTCCCATTCGACCCCCCCGCTGACGACTACTACGTGCTCATCGGGGACTGGTACGGAAAGGACCACAAGTCCCTGCGCAACCAGCTTGACAGCGGCCGCTCCCTAGGTCGCCCTGCCGGCCTCCACATCCACGGCCAACATTACGACGAGTCCAAGCCCCCGCCCCCGCTCTATACCATGGAGGAGGGCAAGACCTACAGGTATAGGGTGTGCAACGTCGGCATGAGGATCTCCTTCAACGTCCGCATCCAGAACCACCCCATGAAGCTGGTGGAGGTGGAGGGATCCCACGTCGTCCAGAATGTCTACGACTCCCTCGACGTCCATGTCGGCCAGTGCGTCTCCTTCTTGGTCACCGCCAACAAAGAGCCCAAGGACTACTTCCTTGTGGCTTCCAGCAGGTTCACCAAGGGGCCTCTCATCAACAAGGCCATCCTCAGGTACGCCAACGGCAAGGGATCCGCCTCTCCAGACCTGCCGCCACCCCCACCAGAGTCAGCCGTGGGAATCGCTTGGTCCACCAATCAGTTCCGCTCCTTCCGATGGAACTTGACGGCCAGCGCTGCCCGCCCCAACCCCCAAGGATCCTACCACTACGGCCGCATCAACATCACTCGCACCATCAAGCTGGTCAACTCTAGGGAGCGAGTGGATGGCAAGCTGCGGTACGCAATCAACGGAGTGTCGCACGTGGACTCGACCACCCCGCTGAAGCTGGTGGAGTACTACGGCGTGCAAGATAAGGTGTTCAAGTACGACACCATCAAGGACGACCCAGGCACTGAGGCACCCTCGAAGGTGCTGTTACAGCCCAATGTGCTCAACGCGACATTCCGCAACTTCGTGGAGATCATATTCGAGAATAGGGAGAAGACGATCCAGACATGGCACCTGGACGGGTACAGCTTCTTCGCAGTGGCAATGGAGCCGGGGAGGTGGAGCCCGCATAAGAGGAAGAACTACAACCTATTGGATGGCCTAAGCAGGCACAACGTGCAAGTGTACCCGGGGTCATGGTCGGCGGTGATGTTGACGCTGGACAACGCGGGGATGTGGAATTTGAGATCGGAGATGTGGGAGAGGTTCTACTTGGGGCAGCAGCTCTACCTGAGCGTCCTATCCCCGCAACGCTCCCTGAGGGACGAGTACAACCTCCCAGAAACCACCCTGCTCTGTGGCATCGTCAAGGACATGCCCAAGCCCCAACCCTACAGTATTGGCCCCTTCTGA
- the LOC127789565 gene encoding probable leucine-rich repeat receptor-like protein kinase IMK3: MERKFKLILVLGSSSLAILLILCSMIYCLCRRKPGRDQSEDTEGGFQFKEKGEEETEDLIKFQGGEDLTVHEILDAPGEVIGKSGYGTLYRASLLGVNSVVVLRFLRPACTGSINEVVATVQVLGSIRHPNLVPLGAFYAGPRGEKLLVHPFYGRGNLAQFIRDGNGAHKWEIIYRISLGIARGIDHLHTGMHKPIIHGNLKSKNILLDRNYQPCVSDSGLHLLLNPTAGQEMLEVSAAQGYKAPELIEMKDASQETDVYSLGVIFLEILTGREPINENPTPDEDFYLPNSMRNALLENRIMDLYRADILLGQSGDQIRVHEERIHKFFQLAISCCSTSPSRRPHIKQVLRKLDEIGR, from the exons ATGGAACGCAAATTCAAGCTCATTTTGGTTCTGGGTTCGAGCTCTTTAGCTATACTGCTGATTCTCTGCTCAATGATTTATTGTTTGTGTCGGAGAAAACCTGGGAGGGATCAATCGGAAGACACGGAAGGCGGATTCCAGTTCAAGGAGAAAGGCGAGGAGGAAACAGAGGACCTGATCAAGTTCCAGGGCGGCGAAGATCTCACCGTGCATGAAATCCTGGATGCTCCCGGCGAAGTGATCGGAAAATCGGGCTACGGCACTCTGTACAGGGCGAGTTTGCTGGGGGTGAATTCGGTGGTGGTGCTCCGGTTTCTCCGGCCGGCCTGCACCGGTAGTATCAACGAAGTGGTGGCTACGGTTCAGGTTTTGGGTTCGATTCGGCACCCCAATTTGGTGCCTCTGGGAGCGTTTTATGCCGGGCCGAGAGGGGAGAAACTGCTGGTTCATCCCTTCTATGGGCGGGGAAATCTGGCTCAATTCATACGAG ATGGAAATGGAGCTCACAAATGGGAAATCATATACAGGATCTCACTTGGTATTGCCAGGGGAATAGATCATCTTCATACTGGAATGCATAAGCCCATAATCCATGGCAATCTCAAATCGAAAAACATATTATTGGACCGCAATTACCAGCCATGCGTGTCAGATTCCGGCTTACATCTCCTCTTGAATCCCACAGCAGGGCAAGAGATGCTCGAAGTGTCTGCAGCACAGGGATATAAAGCGCCCGAGTTGATTGAGATGAAGGATGCAAGCCAAGAAACTGATGTATACAGCCTCGGCGTGATCTTTCTAGAAATTCTTACAGGGAGGGAGCCAATCAACGAGAACCCAACCCCTGATGAGGACTTCTATTTGCCAAACTCCATGAGAAATGCCCTGCTTGAGAATCGAATTATGGACCTATACCGCGCTGACATTCTTCTTGGACAAAGCGGTGATCAGATTCGAGTTCATGAAGAACGCATACACAAGTTTTTTCAGCTTGCGATATCTTGTTGTTCTACTTCACCCTCTCGTAGGCCCCACATCAAGCAAGTCCTCAGGAAGCTTGATGAAATCGGAAGGTAA